The Salvia splendens isolate huo1 chromosome 21, SspV2, whole genome shotgun sequence genome includes a window with the following:
- the LOC121783487 gene encoding anthocyanidin 3-O-glucosyltransferase 2-like translates to MEVVLIPWPVMGHVQIVEFAKLIIHRQTLLPPGKTLSVTVLLMKLPDYIDSVSSSYADLLSSSSTSAGAAVHLNFVHLPATEPTPEWSARTRGYFVHSLVVSQQPNVADFLRSRLPNVAAVVVDMLCTSMIGVAAELGIPAYIFFTSPASFLGAMLHFQTLHDEQNDDVCALQDSGSELDIPSFSLPLPPSVLSQVLVVRSQWEDRFLHYARDYRKARGIIVNTFVELEPHALGSFVVDSAYGAAPVPPVYSVGPILNRGPSHKSSPEVLKWLDEQHSGSVVLICFGSQGSLSEVQIRELAIGLERSGQRFLWSLRRQAPSSQKASFPGEYESYREVLPEGFLDRTSGVGKVVGWIPQLEVLSHPAVGGFVSHCGWNSVLESLWCGVPVATWPLHSEQQMNAFQLVRELGLAVEITLSYLERSRDGSVVAVAEVERGIREVMESGSKVKERVREMKEKSRMTVVEGGSSYASFKRLIDDMMSYAST, encoded by the exons ATGGAGGTGGTGTTGATCCCATGGCCAGTGATGGGGCACGTGCAAATCGTGGAGTTTGCGAAGCTCATCATCCACCGTCAAACTCTTCTTCCTCCCG GTAAAACTCTCTCAGTCACCGTCCTCCTCATGAAGCTCCCTGACTACATCGACTCCGTCAGCAGCTCCTACGCCGACTtactctcctcctcctccacatCAGCCGGCGCCGCCGTGCACCTCAACTTCGTCCACCTCCCCGCAACCGAGCCTACGCCCGAGTGGAGCGCCAGAACTCGGGGTTACTTCGTCCACAGCCTCGTGGTGAGCCAGCAGCCCAACGTCGCCGACTTCCTCCGCTCCCGCCTCCCCAACGTCGCCGCCGTGGTGGTCGACATGCTCTGCACCTCCATGATCGGCGTCGCGGCCGAGCTCGGCATCCCTGCCTACATCTTCTTCACTTCTCCCGCCAGTTTCCTCGGCGCCATGCTCCACTTCCAGACCCTCCACGACGAGCAAAACGACGACGTCTGCGCACTCCAGGACTCGGGATCCGAGCTGGATATCCCGAGCTTCAGCCTCCCCCTGCCTCCTAGCGTCCTGTCTCAGGTGCTGGTGGTTAGGAGCCAGTGGGAGGATAGGTTCCTTCACTATGCTCGTGATTATAGGAAGGCTAGAGGAATCATTGTCAACACTTTTGTTGAGCTCGAGCCTCATGCGTTGGGATCGTTCGTCGTGGATTCGGCATATGGCGCTGCACCGGTCCCACCGGTGTACTCTGTTGGCCCGATTTTGAACCGTGGCCCTTCTCATAAAAGCTCCCCTGAGGTTCTGAAGTGGCTGGATGAGCAACATTCTGGATCAGTGGTATTGATCTGTTTCGGGAGCCAGGGGAGTTTGAGCGAGGTTCAAATACGGGAGCTGGCAATCGGGCTCGAGCGGAGCGGCCAGCGTTTCCTCTGGTCGCTCCGGCGCCAGGCACCGAGCAGCCAGAAGGCGAGCTTCCCGGGAGAGTACGAGAGCTACAGAGAAGTCCTGCCGGAGGGGTTCCTAGACAGAACTAGTGGAGTGGGTAAGGTTGTGGGGTGGATACCACAGCTGGAGGTGTTATCCCATCCAGCTGTGGGCGGGTTCGTGTCGCACTGTGGGTGGAACTCGGTGCTCGAGAGCCTCTGGTGTGGCGTGCCCGTGGCGACATGGCCTTTGCACTCAGAGCAACAGATGAACGCGTTCCAGCTGGTGAGGGAGTTGGGGCTGGCGGTGGAGATCACGCTGAGCTACTTGGAGAGGAGCAGGGATGGGTCAGTGGTGGCCGTGGCGGAGGTGGAGAGAGGGATAAGGGAGGTGATGGAGAGTGGGAGTAAGGTGAaggagagagtgagagagatgaAGGAGAAGAGTAGGATGACTGTGGTTGAAGGTGGATCTTCATATGCTTCTTTCAAGAGGTTaattgatgatatgatgagcTATGCTTCAACCTAA